Proteins from a genomic interval of Streptomyces sp. SID8374:
- a CDS encoding glycoside hydrolase family 18 protein, translating to MERTGPTVRFSGLLAACTAAVLAAGALVATAPAASAADVDVARNGGFESGLDGWTCTAGSGSAVSTPVHGGTKALKGTPAGNDNAKCSQAVTVKPNSRYTLSAWVQGSPVYLGATGTGTTDVSTWTQSAGAWKQLTTSFTTGPSTTSVSVYTHGWYGTPAHYVDDLTLVGPGGDPVVVPAVPAGLRTTAVTASSVALSWNAVSGASGYNVYRGGTKVASATGPSATVTGLAASTAYSFQVTATNAAGESAKSAAVTATTTAGGGGGGDTKLPARALVGYLHSSFANGSGYTRMADVPASWDVINLAFGEPTSVTSGDIRFSLCPVAECPNVESEAEFKAAIKAKQAAGKKVLISIGGQNGQVQLASTAARDAFVTSVSKIIDTYGLNGLDIDFEGHSLSLNTGDTDFRSPTSPVIVNLISAVKTLKAKYGSDFVLTMAPETFFVQLGYQFYGSGPWGGQDPRAGAYLPVIHALRDDLTLLHVQDYNSGPIMGLDNQYHSMGGADFHIAMTDMLLAGFPVAGDTSRVFPGLRPDQVAIGLPASTQAGNGHTSPAEVNKALNCLIKKIDCGSYQTHGTWSDLRGLMTWSINWDRFNNWEFSRNFNAYFGR from the coding sequence GTGGAACGCACCGGACCAACCGTCAGATTTTCCGGACTTCTGGCCGCCTGTACGGCCGCAGTGCTCGCTGCCGGTGCCCTGGTCGCCACGGCACCGGCGGCGAGCGCGGCGGACGTGGACGTGGCGCGCAACGGCGGTTTCGAGTCGGGTCTCGACGGCTGGACCTGCACCGCCGGCAGCGGCTCGGCCGTCTCCACCCCGGTGCACGGCGGTACGAAGGCGCTGAAGGGGACCCCGGCGGGCAACGACAACGCCAAGTGCTCCCAGGCGGTCACGGTCAAGCCCAACTCCCGCTACACGCTGAGCGCCTGGGTGCAGGGCAGCCCCGTCTACCTCGGCGCCACCGGCACCGGCACCACCGACGTCTCCACCTGGACCCAGTCCGCCGGCGCCTGGAAGCAGCTCACCACCAGCTTCACCACCGGCCCCTCCACCACCTCCGTGAGCGTCTACACCCACGGCTGGTACGGCACCCCCGCCCACTACGTCGACGACCTCACCCTCGTCGGCCCCGGCGGCGACCCCGTGGTCGTCCCCGCCGTCCCCGCGGGCCTGCGCACCACCGCCGTGACCGCCTCCTCGGTCGCCCTCTCCTGGAACGCCGTCTCGGGCGCGAGCGGCTACAACGTCTACCGAGGCGGTACGAAGGTGGCCTCGGCCACCGGTCCGTCCGCCACCGTGACGGGGCTGGCCGCCTCGACGGCGTACAGCTTCCAGGTCACCGCCACCAACGCGGCCGGCGAGTCCGCGAAGTCGGCCGCCGTCACCGCGACCACCACGGCGGGCGGCGGAGGCGGCGGCGACACCAAGCTCCCCGCCCGGGCGCTCGTCGGCTACCTCCACTCCAGCTTCGCCAACGGCTCCGGCTACACCCGCATGGCGGACGTGCCCGCCTCCTGGGACGTCATCAACCTCGCCTTCGGTGAGCCCACCTCCGTCACCTCGGGCGACATCCGCTTCTCGCTCTGCCCGGTCGCCGAGTGCCCGAACGTCGAGTCCGAGGCGGAGTTCAAGGCCGCCATCAAGGCCAAGCAGGCGGCGGGGAAGAAGGTCCTGATCTCCATCGGCGGCCAGAACGGCCAGGTGCAGCTCGCCTCCACCGCCGCCCGGGACGCCTTCGTCACCTCGGTCTCGAAGATCATCGACACCTACGGCCTGAACGGCCTCGACATCGACTTCGAGGGCCACTCCCTCTCGCTGAACACCGGGGACACCGACTTCCGCTCCCCGACCTCGCCGGTGATCGTCAACCTGATCTCAGCGGTGAAGACCCTCAAGGCGAAGTACGGCTCCGACTTCGTCCTGACCATGGCGCCGGAGACCTTCTTCGTGCAGCTCGGCTACCAGTTCTACGGCTCCGGCCCCTGGGGCGGCCAGGACCCGCGCGCCGGCGCCTACCTGCCGGTCATCCACGCCCTGCGCGACGACCTGACCCTGCTGCACGTCCAGGACTACAACTCGGGCCCGATCATGGGGCTGGACAACCAGTACCACTCGATGGGCGGCGCGGACTTCCACATCGCGATGACCGACATGCTGCTCGCCGGCTTCCCGGTCGCGGGCGACACCAGCCGCGTCTTCCCGGGCCTGCGCCCCGACCAGGTCGCCATCGGCCTCCCGGCCTCCACTCAAGCGGGCAACGGCCACACCTCACCGGCCGAGGTGAACAAGGCGCTCAACTGCCTGATCAAGAAGATCGACTGCGGCTCCTACCAGACCCACGGGACCTGGTCCGACCTGCGCGGGCTGATGACCTGGTCCATCAACTGGGACCGGTTCAACAACTGGGAGTTCTCCCGCAACTTCAACGCCTACTTCGGCCGCTGA
- a CDS encoding lipase family protein: protein MSTGAASAGSPVGDAFYTSPIPLPDGAPGDLIRARPLDNPAAAVPGGENWLVLHRSEGADGTPVATSGIIALPDRTAHPVPAGGYPLISWAHGTVGAADRCAPSRDRGDTGASPMNAYPLTLLGHFLDQGWAVAMTDYEALGTGAEQHLHPYLCGRSEAMGVLDIVTAARRLFPGEIGERFAIVGHSQGGQAALFAAHHAPGRVEGLVGVAAIAPANHLLGLVRAGSLLGQENSGFAFTPLFLAGALGGDPTIDPEQVLSPRAYEQLWPHVRQRSRAGLSRPDSWGGIKGTEQFRPGYPHTPNPHQEKFDRQVEAMNPDLAITVPVRIVQAADDERVRADPAPLLGTDALVEELTATNSERGNIHYRRYEPGAVPADEPLGIHFATIGHDTPELTGWLAALLADDAADG from the coding sequence GTGAGCACAGGTGCAGCTTCGGCGGGCTCCCCCGTAGGGGACGCGTTCTACACCTCGCCGATACCGCTACCCGACGGCGCCCCCGGCGACCTGATCCGGGCCCGCCCCCTGGACAACCCCGCCGCCGCAGTACCCGGTGGCGAGAACTGGCTGGTCCTGCACCGGTCGGAGGGCGCGGACGGCACCCCGGTCGCCACCTCGGGCATCATCGCCCTGCCCGACCGCACCGCCCACCCCGTCCCCGCGGGCGGCTACCCGCTGATCAGCTGGGCCCACGGCACGGTGGGCGCGGCCGACCGCTGCGCGCCCTCACGGGACCGGGGCGACACCGGGGCCTCGCCCATGAACGCCTATCCGCTCACGCTGCTCGGCCACTTCCTGGACCAGGGGTGGGCCGTGGCGATGACCGACTACGAGGCGCTGGGCACGGGTGCGGAACAGCACCTGCACCCGTACCTCTGCGGCCGCTCCGAGGCGATGGGCGTCCTCGACATCGTGACGGCGGCCCGCAGGCTCTTCCCCGGGGAGATCGGGGAGCGGTTCGCGATCGTCGGGCACTCCCAGGGCGGCCAGGCGGCCCTGTTCGCGGCCCACCACGCGCCGGGCCGGGTCGAAGGACTCGTCGGCGTCGCCGCCATCGCGCCCGCCAACCACCTCCTGGGCCTCGTCCGGGCCGGCTCCCTCCTCGGCCAGGAGAACAGCGGCTTCGCCTTCACCCCGCTCTTCCTCGCCGGTGCCCTCGGCGGCGACCCCACGATCGACCCGGAACAGGTCCTCTCACCCCGGGCGTACGAGCAGCTCTGGCCCCACGTACGGCAGCGCTCCCGCGCCGGTCTGAGCCGCCCCGACTCCTGGGGCGGCATCAAGGGCACCGAGCAGTTCCGCCCCGGCTACCCGCACACGCCCAACCCCCACCAGGAGAAGTTCGACCGCCAGGTGGAGGCGATGAACCCGGACCTGGCCATCACCGTCCCGGTCCGCATCGTCCAGGCCGCCGACGACGAACGCGTCCGCGCCGACCCCGCACCGCTGCTCGGCACCGACGCACTGGTCGAGGAACTCACCGCGACGAACAGCGAACGGGGGAACATCCACTACCGCCGTTACGAGCCCGGCGCCGTCCCCGCCGACGAACCGCTCGGCATCCACTTCGCGACCATCGGCCACGACACCCCGGAGCTCACCGGGTGGCTCGCGGCTCTCCTCGCGGACGACGCCGCCGACGGCTGA
- a CDS encoding phosphatase PAP2 family protein: MRETHRPQETAGDSGPGLPEHRPGRAFVHASGASGSGTPHRSDGRPPHTPRGARRPGPAGHPGTTPPVPGWPASLFLGSLMALFALITWQVAVGGPLLRLDERVGESLFLRGPSALTQLFSDLGGVAVALPVLVCAIAYALWRGARRLPVYAALTMAAVPALVIPLKVATARQGPLTEAVNYYPSGHTATAAVAYGASALLLLAVPRPAWLRAWVPPAAAVLLTAATGVGLVLHGYHWPLDVLASWCLGPVLLAPLWWVSRRRRRPRGEPRATR, encoded by the coding sequence ATGAGAGAAACACATCGCCCGCAGGAGACTGCGGGCGATTCCGGGCCGGGGCTCCCCGAGCACCGTCCCGGGCGTGCCTTCGTGCACGCCTCCGGAGCCTCGGGCTCCGGGACTCCTCACCGATCGGACGGCCGCCCGCCCCACACCCCCCGGGGCGCGCGGCGACCCGGTCCCGCCGGCCATCCCGGAACAACCCCCCCTGTTCCCGGGTGGCCGGCCTCTCTCTTTCTCGGCTCCCTGATGGCGCTCTTCGCGCTGATCACCTGGCAGGTGGCGGTCGGCGGTCCGCTGCTCCGGCTGGACGAGCGCGTCGGCGAGAGCCTCTTCCTGCGCGGCCCCTCCGCCCTGACCCAGCTCTTCTCCGACCTCGGCGGGGTGGCGGTGGCGCTCCCCGTCCTCGTCTGCGCGATCGCGTACGCGCTGTGGCGCGGTGCCCGGCGGCTGCCGGTGTACGCGGCCCTCACCATGGCGGCCGTGCCCGCGCTGGTGATCCCGCTGAAGGTGGCGACCGCCCGGCAGGGACCGCTGACGGAGGCCGTCAACTACTACCCGTCGGGCCATACGGCGACGGCGGCGGTGGCGTACGGGGCTTCGGCGCTGCTCCTCCTCGCCGTCCCCCGGCCCGCGTGGCTGCGTGCGTGGGTGCCGCCCGCCGCCGCTGTCCTGCTGACGGCGGCGACGGGCGTCGGTCTGGTGCTGCACGGCTACCACTGGCCGCTGGACGTGCTGGCGAGCTGGTGTCTGGGGCCGGTGCTGCTGGCGCCGCTGTGGTGGGTCAGCCGTCGGCGGCGTCGTCCGCGAGGAGAGCCGCGAGCCACCCGGTGA
- the gabT gene encoding 4-aminobutyrate--2-oxoglutarate transaminase: MTAIPQERRVVTAIPGPKSVELQARRIAAVAAGVGSTLPVFTARAGGGIIEDVDGNRLIDFGSGIAVTSVGASAEAVVRRASAQLADFTHTCFMVTPYEGYVEVCEQLAELTPGDHAKKSALFNSGAEAVENAVKIARAYTRRTAVVVFDHGYHGRTNLTMGMTAKNMPYKQGFGPFAPEVYRVPVAYGYRWPTGAENAGAEASAQAIDEITKQIGAENVAAIIIEPVLGEGGFIEPARGFLPAIARFAKDNGIVFVADEIQSGFCRTGQWFACEDEGIVPDLITTAKGIAGGLPLSAVTGRAEIMDAAHAGGLGGTYGGNPVACAGALGAIETMRELDLNGKAKRIEEVMKDRLARMQAKLPNGDIIGDIRGRGAMIAIELVKSGTKDPDPEAAGALAKACHAEGVMVLTCGTYGNVLRFLPPLVIGEDLLNEGLDVIEQAFGTL, encoded by the coding sequence ATGACCGCAATCCCGCAGGAGCGCCGCGTCGTCACTGCCATCCCCGGCCCGAAGTCGGTGGAGCTTCAGGCCCGCCGTATCGCCGCCGTCGCCGCAGGTGTGGGCTCCACCCTGCCGGTGTTCACGGCCCGCGCCGGTGGCGGGATCATCGAGGACGTGGACGGCAACCGCCTGATCGACTTCGGCTCCGGCATCGCCGTGACCTCGGTCGGCGCCTCCGCCGAGGCCGTCGTACGCCGGGCCTCCGCGCAGCTCGCGGACTTCACCCACACCTGTTTCATGGTCACGCCGTACGAGGGGTACGTCGAGGTCTGCGAGCAGCTCGCCGAGCTGACGCCGGGCGACCACGCCAAGAAGTCGGCGCTGTTCAACTCGGGCGCCGAGGCCGTCGAGAACGCGGTGAAGATCGCCCGCGCCTACACCAGGCGCACCGCCGTCGTCGTCTTCGACCACGGCTACCACGGCCGGACGAACCTCACCATGGGCATGACGGCGAAGAACATGCCGTACAAGCAGGGCTTCGGTCCGTTCGCGCCCGAGGTCTACCGCGTCCCGGTCGCCTACGGCTACCGCTGGCCGACCGGCGCGGAGAACGCCGGTGCCGAGGCTTCGGCCCAGGCCATCGACGAGATCACCAAGCAGATCGGTGCGGAGAACGTCGCCGCGATCATCATCGAGCCCGTGCTCGGCGAGGGCGGCTTCATCGAACCGGCCAGGGGCTTCCTCCCGGCGATCGCCCGGTTCGCCAAGGACAACGGCATCGTCTTCGTCGCGGACGAGATCCAGTCCGGCTTCTGCCGTACCGGCCAGTGGTTCGCCTGTGAGGACGAGGGCATCGTCCCGGACCTGATCACCACCGCCAAGGGCATCGCGGGCGGTCTGCCGCTCTCCGCCGTGACCGGCCGCGCCGAGATCATGGACGCCGCGCACGCCGGCGGTCTGGGCGGTACGTACGGTGGCAACCCGGTCGCCTGCGCGGGTGCGCTCGGCGCGATCGAGACGATGCGCGAGCTGGACCTGAACGGGAAGGCCAAGCGGATCGAGGAGGTCATGAAGGACCGCCTCGCCCGGATGCAGGCGAAGCTCCCGAACGGCGACATCATCGGCGACATCCGCGGCCGTGGCGCCATGATCGCGATCGAGCTGGTGAAGTCCGGCACGAAGGACCCGGACCCGGAGGCGGCCGGTGCGCTCGCCAAGGCCTGCCACGCCGAGGGCGTCATGGTCCTGACCTGCGGCACCTACGGCAACGTGCTGCGCTTCCTGCCGCCGCTGGTGATCGGCGAGGACCTGCTCAACGAGGGCCTGGACGTCATCGAGCAGGCTTTCGGCACGCTCTGA
- a CDS encoding ATP/GTP-binding protein gives MEDEGTRGVRGTGADRVPGPAGPPRVESPADPGASWGGQPSAWTAPPPPPGPPPARPAAPPPPVEQPTAGAPALDAWLRTPRPPQAPGVWRFGFTPRPPEQGDEVSDRSLLVGAVITLLSALLLWSLWRNGYLPYRLVPLKLFTPGEWWRPGISGGPRTVEGSKALAVYEALLFGLLVYGCGRIGNFSELFRRHVVSRGQPFLALAAAVAAGFTQLLVWKETLPVVRPVLFLVAAVAGDGLYRSPTAVYVIYALIVAALLYPFARLGRWCELIAARRGTAAPAPADAPPPATATSADRWPELRAAGWTDAADTLTAEVRTGRMNDVDVARLRHAWAQATRSPDRLAPLAEAVLRTGGAAALHPSGHRDLPRRTARHDVLTGQVRIGRCADDPHNPYPRRTIGLALDPTLLGTSLLAVGPPGSGKSARLVRPVVEALGLRALAGQAAVLAVGATGSPLGPDEAFDVVVRVGDPASAHDLDLYGGTTDPDEAAAVLAEGLVGDVGSLDSRRAATVLAQLLGPYRTAHGHFPSVPELRELLDGSPQAIAALRATLEAAGHQAMLRELEARTRQAGGPGDPAPALADRVALLDRPAFAGFFATGPDARPFALRSLGQYPLRVRVDLPERGHAEASRLLTRLLLAQFTAITAARTDTTLFVGLVLDDATHAVTAETVRGIRRLRSVNAGAVLTLRTVDDVPEALHTPLLGAVGCTAAFSGITTWDGKRFAESWGKEWVETREVAQHTVFADQPFTRAMHALRKLVTGKAVTTDAVTVRQVEKERWSASELAYAVPAGHAVIRLTTVEGEHAPPLLVELGG, from the coding sequence ATGGAAGACGAGGGCACGCGCGGCGTACGGGGCACGGGCGCGGACAGGGTGCCCGGGCCGGCGGGGCCGCCGCGGGTGGAGTCGCCTGCGGACCCGGGGGCGTCGTGGGGTGGGCAGCCCTCCGCCTGGACCGCCCCGCCGCCCCCGCCCGGGCCGCCCCCCGCCCGCCCCGCCGCCCCGCCGCCCCCCGTCGAACAGCCGACGGCCGGGGCCCCCGCCCTCGACGCCTGGCTGCGCACGCCCCGCCCCCCGCAGGCCCCCGGCGTCTGGCGGTTCGGGTTCACGCCGCGCCCGCCCGAGCAGGGCGACGAGGTCTCCGACCGCTCCCTCCTCGTTGGCGCCGTCATCACCCTCCTCTCCGCCCTCCTCCTCTGGTCGCTCTGGCGCAACGGCTACCTCCCGTACCGGCTCGTCCCCCTGAAGCTCTTCACCCCGGGCGAGTGGTGGAGGCCGGGAATCTCCGGCGGCCCCCGCACCGTCGAGGGCTCCAAGGCCCTCGCCGTGTACGAAGCGCTCCTCTTCGGCCTGCTCGTGTACGGCTGCGGCCGGATCGGCAATTTCTCCGAGCTCTTCCGCCGCCACGTCGTGAGTCGGGGACAGCCCTTCCTCGCTCTCGCGGCGGCCGTCGCCGCGGGCTTCACCCAGCTCCTGGTCTGGAAGGAGACCCTGCCGGTCGTCCGTCCGGTCCTGTTCCTGGTCGCCGCCGTCGCGGGCGACGGGCTCTACCGGAGCCCGACCGCCGTCTACGTGATCTACGCCCTGATCGTCGCGGCCCTCCTGTACCCCTTCGCCCGCCTGGGCCGCTGGTGCGAGCTGATCGCCGCCCGCCGGGGCACCGCCGCACCGGCCCCGGCCGACGCCCCGCCCCCCGCCACCGCGACCTCCGCCGACCGGTGGCCCGAGCTGCGCGCGGCGGGCTGGACCGACGCGGCGGACACCCTCACCGCCGAGGTCCGCACCGGCCGGATGAACGACGTGGACGTGGCCCGGCTCCGCCACGCCTGGGCGCAGGCCACCCGCAGCCCCGACCGGCTCGCCCCCCTCGCCGAGGCCGTCCTGCGCACCGGGGGAGCGGCCGCCCTGCACCCCTCGGGCCACCGCGACCTGCCCCGCCGCACCGCCCGCCACGACGTGCTCACCGGCCAGGTCAGGATCGGCCGCTGCGCCGACGACCCGCACAACCCCTACCCCCGCCGGACCATCGGCCTCGCCCTCGACCCGACCCTGCTCGGCACCTCGCTGCTGGCCGTCGGCCCGCCCGGCTCCGGGAAGTCCGCCCGGCTGGTGCGCCCGGTCGTCGAGGCCCTCGGCCTGCGCGCCCTGGCCGGGCAGGCGGCCGTCCTCGCCGTCGGCGCCACAGGCAGCCCGCTCGGCCCGGACGAGGCCTTCGACGTCGTCGTACGCGTCGGCGACCCCGCCTCCGCCCACGACCTCGACCTCTACGGTGGCACGACCGACCCCGACGAGGCCGCCGCCGTCCTGGCGGAAGGGCTCGTCGGCGATGTCGGCAGCCTGGACAGCCGCCGCGCCGCCACCGTCCTCGCCCAGCTGCTCGGCCCGTACCGGACGGCCCACGGACACTTCCCCTCCGTACCGGAACTGCGCGAACTCCTCGACGGCTCCCCGCAGGCCATCGCCGCACTCCGGGCCACCCTCGAAGCCGCCGGACACCAGGCGATGCTCCGCGAGCTGGAGGCCCGCACCCGGCAGGCGGGCGGCCCGGGCGACCCCGCCCCGGCCCTCGCGGACCGGGTGGCGCTGCTGGACCGGCCCGCGTTCGCCGGGTTCTTCGCCACCGGCCCGGACGCCCGCCCCTTCGCGCTGCGCTCGCTCGGCCAGTACCCGCTGCGGGTCCGCGTCGACCTGCCGGAACGCGGCCACGCGGAGGCCTCCCGCCTCCTCACCCGGCTGCTGCTCGCCCAGTTCACCGCGATCACCGCCGCCCGCACCGACACCACGCTCTTCGTCGGCCTGGTCCTGGACGACGCGACCCACGCGGTGACCGCCGAGACCGTACGCGGCATCCGCAGGCTCCGCTCGGTCAACGCGGGAGCCGTCCTCACCCTCCGTACCGTCGACGACGTCCCCGAAGCCCTGCACACCCCGCTGCTCGGCGCGGTCGGCTGCACGGCCGCCTTCTCCGGCATCACCACCTGGGACGGCAAGCGGTTCGCCGAGTCCTGGGGCAAGGAGTGGGTGGAGACCCGCGAGGTCGCCCAGCACACCGTCTTCGCCGACCAGCCGTTCACCCGCGCCATGCACGCGCTGCGCAAGCTGGTCACGGGCAAGGCGGTGACCACGGACGCGGTGACCGTACGGCAGGTGGAGAAGGAGCGCTGGTCGGCCTCGGAGCTGGCGTACGCGGTCCCGGCCGGGCACGCGGTGATCCGGCTGACGACGGTCGAGGGCGAGCACGCGCCGCCGCTGCTGGTGGAGCTGGGCGGCTGA
- a CDS encoding PucR family transcriptional regulator encodes MPPTLASLVQHSALKLTVRAGADRLDTPVRWAHASELADPVPYMDGGELLLVTATNLDAENTESMRRYVRRLAGAGVAGVGFAVGVNYDDIPAALVDAAEEAGLPLLEVPRRTPFLAISKAVSAAIAADQYRAVTAGFEAQRELTKAALAGDGPADLLARLAAHIDGWAALYDTSGAVLATAPDWAARRAARLIPDVERLRDRPAPASVVVGDSEDRVELQSLGTGRRARGALAVGTGAALGTAERYAVHSAVALLTLTTARSRSLQGAEQRLGAAVLRMLLAGQPDHARAVAGDLYGGLLDAPFRLLIAEAAAPAGFELLTETMEAAAARSGEAVLMVPEGERVVVLAADGGTAVAACAAYAEAQDDRAPREGGAEDSDVVVGLSAPCGPIAVSAAYKQAEQALSVARRRGRALVEHEELAAGSVLPLLADDAVRAFADGMLRALYEHDAKGRGDLVASLRAWLSRHGQWDAAAADLGVHRHTLRYRMRRVEEILGRSLDDPDARMELWLALKATEAAAPAEE; translated from the coding sequence ATGCCCCCCACGCTCGCCTCGCTCGTCCAGCACTCGGCGCTCAAGCTCACGGTGCGGGCGGGGGCGGACCGCCTCGACACCCCCGTGCGCTGGGCCCACGCCAGCGAACTCGCCGACCCCGTCCCGTACATGGACGGCGGCGAACTGCTCCTGGTGACCGCCACCAACCTGGACGCCGAGAACACCGAGTCCATGCGGCGGTACGTACGGCGGCTGGCCGGAGCGGGGGTCGCGGGCGTCGGCTTCGCGGTCGGCGTGAACTACGACGACATCCCGGCCGCCCTCGTCGACGCCGCCGAGGAAGCGGGCCTGCCGCTCCTCGAAGTCCCCCGCCGCACCCCGTTCCTCGCCATCAGCAAGGCCGTCTCCGCCGCCATCGCCGCCGACCAGTACCGAGCGGTCACCGCCGGTTTCGAGGCCCAGCGCGAGCTGACGAAGGCCGCACTCGCCGGGGACGGCCCCGCCGACCTCCTGGCCCGCCTCGCCGCCCACATCGACGGCTGGGCGGCGCTGTACGACACCTCCGGCGCGGTGCTCGCAACCGCCCCCGACTGGGCCGCCCGCCGCGCCGCCCGCCTCATCCCCGACGTCGAACGCCTCCGGGACAGACCCGCGCCCGCCAGCGTCGTCGTCGGCGACAGCGAGGACCGGGTCGAACTCCAGTCGCTGGGCACCGGCCGCCGGGCACGCGGAGCGCTGGCCGTCGGTACGGGAGCGGCGCTGGGAACCGCCGAGCGGTACGCCGTCCACTCCGCCGTCGCCCTGCTCACCCTCACCACCGCCCGCTCCCGCTCGCTCCAGGGCGCCGAACAGCGCCTGGGCGCCGCCGTCCTGCGCATGCTCCTGGCCGGGCAGCCCGACCACGCCCGGGCGGTCGCCGGAGACCTCTACGGCGGCCTCCTCGACGCCCCCTTCCGGCTGCTGATCGCGGAGGCGGCCGCACCCGCCGGTTTCGAGCTGCTCACCGAGACGATGGAGGCCGCCGCCGCCCGCTCCGGCGAGGCGGTGCTCATGGTCCCGGAGGGCGAGCGCGTCGTGGTGCTGGCGGCCGACGGCGGTACGGCCGTCGCCGCCTGCGCGGCCTACGCCGAGGCCCAGGACGACCGCGCCCCGCGCGAAGGCGGCGCCGAGGACAGCGACGTGGTGGTCGGCCTCTCAGCCCCCTGCGGCCCGATCGCGGTCTCCGCCGCGTACAAGCAGGCCGAACAGGCTCTCTCGGTCGCCCGCCGCCGGGGCAGGGCCCTGGTCGAACACGAGGAGCTGGCGGCCGGTTCGGTGCTCCCGCTCCTGGCCGACGACGCCGTACGGGCCTTCGCCGACGGCATGCTCCGCGCCCTGTACGAGCACGACGCCAAGGGCCGGGGCGACCTCGTGGCCTCCCTGCGCGCCTGGCTCTCCCGCCACGGCCAGTGGGACGCGGCCGCCGCCGACCTGGGCGTGCACCGGCACACCCTGCGCTACCGGATGCGCCGGGTGGAGGAGATCCTGGGCCGCTCACTGGACGACCCGGACGCCCGGATGGAGCTGTGGCTCGCGCTGAAGGCGACGGAGGCGGCGGCACCGGCCGAGGAGTGA
- a CDS encoding aldehyde dehydrogenase family protein, giving the protein MTSPHAFWVAGRQATGADSFDVTNPYDGRLVGTVSVPTDAQVEEAVAAAHAVRDEFAATPAHVRAAALDHVVRRLGERTEEIAQLISAENGKPIKWARGEVGRAVSVFRFAAEEARRFNGGEAQRLDTDLGGTGRLGLTRRFPRGAVLGIAPFNFPLNLSAHKVAPAIAVGAPIILKPAPATPISSLILGELLAETDLPAGSWSVLTVPNDKMPALVQDERLPVISFTGSGPVGYAIMESVPRKHCTLELGGNGAAVVLGDYASDEDLDWAATRIATFSNYQGGQSCISVQRVIADASVYDRLVPKIVAAVEALVTGDPSDATTDVGPLVSEDAAKRVESWVDEAVEAGAELLTGGKRDGATYAPTVLSGLPDDVKLSCEEVFGPVMSLQKVDGEAEAFAAVNSSKYGLQAGVFTHDLQTAFRAHRALEVGGVIIGDVPSYRADQMPYGGAKQSGVGREGVRYAMDDYTYERVLVLTGLAL; this is encoded by the coding sequence ATGACTTCGCCCCACGCCTTCTGGGTGGCCGGCCGCCAGGCCACCGGTGCCGACAGCTTCGACGTCACCAACCCGTACGACGGACGCCTCGTCGGCACCGTCAGCGTGCCGACCGACGCCCAGGTCGAGGAGGCCGTCGCCGCCGCCCACGCCGTACGCGACGAGTTCGCCGCGACCCCGGCGCACGTGCGGGCCGCGGCCCTCGACCACGTCGTACGGCGGCTGGGGGAGCGCACCGAGGAGATCGCGCAGCTGATCTCGGCGGAGAACGGCAAGCCGATCAAGTGGGCGCGCGGCGAGGTCGGCCGGGCGGTCTCGGTGTTCCGGTTCGCGGCCGAGGAAGCCCGCCGCTTCAACGGCGGCGAAGCGCAGCGCCTGGACACCGACCTGGGCGGCACCGGCCGCCTCGGCCTGACCCGCCGCTTCCCGCGCGGGGCGGTCCTGGGCATCGCCCCCTTCAACTTCCCCCTCAACCTCAGCGCCCACAAGGTGGCCCCGGCCATCGCGGTGGGCGCCCCGATCATCCTGAAGCCGGCCCCGGCGACCCCGATCTCCTCGCTCATCCTCGGCGAACTGCTGGCCGAGACCGACCTCCCGGCGGGCTCCTGGTCCGTCCTGACGGTCCCGAACGACAAGATGCCCGCCCTGGTCCAGGACGAGCGCCTCCCGGTCATCTCCTTCACCGGCTCGGGCCCGGTCGGTTACGCGATCATGGAGTCGGTGCCCCGCAAGCACTGCACCCTGGAGCTGGGAGGCAACGGCGCGGCGGTCGTCCTCGGCGACTACGCCTCGGACGAGGACCTGGACTGGGCGGCGACCCGGATCGCCACGTTCTCCAACTACCAGGGCGGCCAGTCCTGCATCTCGGTGCAGCGCGTCATCGCGGACGCCTCGGTCTACGACCGGCTCGTCCCGAAGATCGTCGCGGCCGTCGAGGCCCTGGTCACCGGCGACCCGTCCGACGCCACGACGGACGTGGGCCCCCTGGTCAGCGAGGACGCGGCCAAGCGCGTCGAGTCCTGGGTCGACGAGGCGGTCGAGGCGGGCGCCGAACTCCTCACCGGCGGCAAGCGCGACGGCGCCACGTACGCCCCGACGGTTCTGTCCGGCCTCCCCGACGACGTGAAGCTCTCCTGCGAAGAGGTCTTCGGCCCGGTCATGTCCCTCCAGAAGGTCGACGGCGAGGCGGAGGCGTTCGCCGCCGTCAACTCCTCCAAGTACGGCCTCCAGGCAGGCGTGTTCACCCACGACCTCCAGACCGCCTTCCGCGCCCACCGCGCCCTTGAGGTGGGCGGCGTGATCATCGGCGACGTGCCCTCGTACCGCGCCGACCAGATGCCGTACGGCGGCGCCAAGCAGTCCGGCGTCGGCCGCGAGGGCGTCCGCTACGCGATGGACGACTACACCTACGAGCGCGTCCTGGTCCTCACGGGCCTCGCCCTGTAA